The window GGATTTTGGATTTCGGATTGACGATTGGTCCTGAGCTTGCCGAAGGATTGACCATTGACCTCTATCTCATGATAAATGTCACGCCTATGGCATGACATTTATCATGTGGGCGCGTGACATTCATCATTTATACTATTTCTATCTTGAGGGTAAAAGCTCAAGGTACTGAGGAAGCTCCGAGAAATTGGAAAGCACTTTTTACCAAGAAAGCATCTACAGACAACGTAAACAAAAACCCGAATTAGATTTTAGGTTTATCTTGGGGAAGTTTACGAAGTAGATGTGGCTAACCCGGAAAACTGGGTCTTGGCTCCAGAAAACAAATCGCTTGCTCTATGGGTAAGCAGCTGTTCTGAAGCTAAGAACAGACATTCGGGAAAAACGACCGAGTTTTGTTACGAGTGTTTGAGTCCATGCTATTGGCTCAACTGTAAAAAACAGGTGGTCAAGGTAAAAAGGTGACTAGAAGGTTACTTGGGGCTCCTCTTTTTTGTTATCAATTCCCCGGCGCTGCGGCAGCGCCGGGGAATTTTGCATTACGCCCCATTTACCAGGGCGCGCAGCAAGCTGGCTCGCCCCAACAAGCCGGTCAAACGGCCGTTCCCATCCACCACCGGCAGCCGTTTGACCCCGTGCTGCATCATCAGGCTCAGCGCCTCGTTCGGCGTCGCTTCAATGGAAATGGTGATCACCGGGGCAGTCATCAGGTCAACGGCCGTTTCCGCAGCCGCCAACAAAGGCAGCGGTTCATCGGTCGGCTGGCCGCCAACCAGGCGGCGCAGGCGAGCCAGCAAGCTGGGGTTGGCCGCCTGCCGGCTGCGGCGCAGCAGATCCCCATCGCTGATAATCCCAACCACCTGCTGGCTGGCGTCTACCACCACCGCCCGGCGGCGGCGGTCGTGTTCCAACGCCTGCAAGACTTCTTCCAGGGTGGCCTGCGGCGAGACGGTCGGCACGTCGCGGTACATCATCTCGCCGATAGTCGCGCCAACAGGCGACGACTCCATGTGTGTCTCAACGGCCGGTTGGTGGTATTCCAGCGTGCGCAAAATGTCTACCCGGCTGATCCAGCCGACCAGACGGCCGCTGCCAGGACGCCCCCCATCCACCACCGGCAGCCGTTTCAAGTTATGGGCCGTCATTTGCTCCACGGCCTGGCGCAGCGGGGCTGTAGACGAGATTGTAATCACCGGGCTGGTCATCAGGTCAATGGCCGTGCCCCCCTGCGCCCGTAAGTCCGCCAACTGCCGCTGCCAGTCGGCGGGCGGCAGTTCGGCCTGCAAATCTAAGCGCATACTCAGGCCGGCCCGGCGCAGCAGGTCGCCGTCGGTGATGATACCCTGGAGACGGCCGTTGCCATCCACCACCGGCAAACTGCGATACCCTTTTTGCAGCAGCAGCGTCACCACTTCGGCCACCGGCGTATCCGGGCCGACCAAAATCACTTCTGTGCGCATCACGTCACGCACCGGTTGGGCCAATGGGTCTGGGCGGCGGCCAGGTGCATATTGCAGCACGTCCACTTCTTCCACCGTGATCAGGCCATCATCCACCATTTGGCGCACCTGGGGCAGCAGCCGCTCCACCGTCTCCGGCTGGTCTATCCACTCCAGGCGCATGGGCAAATCGGCCGAAAGGTCCAGAATGGTGGCGGTGTGGATGCGGCTGTGCACGCCAAACCCGGCCAACCCACGCACGGCCGTTGCCCCGGCGGCCCCTTCCTTCTTCAGGAATTGCAGCAGCGCCATGTACAACGGCTTACCCTGATACCGATCACTTTCACCAATATAAATGATAACCCGCAGCGCCTTACCTTGTAACTGCATCCTTTTATCCTCCGCCCGACAGCCAACGGGCCAGCGTCACCCCCAGGGCGACAGCCACCAAACCCACCAGATTGTTCGCCGCGACATTCAACAAGCTGCGCCAAAAACCAGCCTCGCGCCACAGGGTCAGGCTCTCCACCGCATAAGAAGAAAATGTGGTGAACGAACCCAAAAAGCCCACTGCCAGCAGCAGCCGCGCCTCTGGCGACAGTTGCAGCCGCCCTGTGCCCAGCGTCAACAAAAAGCCCAGCACAAAGCTGCCGCTGATGTTCACAATCAACGTGCCATAGGGAAAATCTGCCCCCAGCCGGTTCCCGGCCCACAGACCTATTAGATAGCGGGCATTCGCGCCAAACGCCGCACCCAGAGCGATGAATAAAAATCGGTTCATGTTTCACGCAGATTGGACAAGTTTGCGAGAGATGCCTGGTCTTTACCAAAGATATTGTTGTACAAATCTATGCCAAAACTCGTCTGCAAAGGCGACCCCCTGGTGACTTTGAAGGTGCGTTCGCCGTCCTCTTGCCTTTCCGCCCGCAAGAAAAAAGCATTGGCCATGCCGCGCCGGTAAAAGCCGTGCGCCAGTTCGTAGAGATGGGTCACAAAGAAAATTTTGATTCGTTTTTCCAACAAGGCGCTGATGATTTGCCGGCCGATTTCCGAGCCTTCCCGTTCATTTGTTGCGGCGAAAGACTCATTGAACAACAACATCGAATGGGGCGTGATGGCGTCTACAATGAGACTCATCCGGCTGAGTTCTTCATCCAGCTTACCGCTGGTCATGGAGGCGTCTTCTTCCCGCTTGAAGTGGGTGAAGATTGCCTCGCAGACATTGGCGCGGAAAGAGTCTGCCGGGACGAACAGACCGCACTGCATCATCAACTGCGCCAGACCAATACTACGCAAAAAGGTAGATTTACCACCCTGGTTGGCGCCGGTGATCATCACCAGATCTTTGCCGTCGGCGGCGCCATCGTTGCCAATGATGTTTTGCTTCAGGGTCAGGGCCAGACAAAGGTCATACAAGCCGCCGTAGGTATGCCGCCGTTCGGTGCTGTCCACCGGTACAGGAAAGGCAGTCGGCGCGCCCATCTGCTTAAGCTGGTCGGCCAGATTCAAACAGCCCACGTAAAACGCCAGTTCAGCCCGCAGCATTTTGAAAAAGCTGTCTATATGGTCGGAAGATTGCGCCAGGGCGTTGGCGACCAGGTTGATACCCCGGTTTTTCAGGTCGGCCACGGCGCGGGCGCCATGGTCGTCGCGGGGGTGGAGGCGAAAGCTGTAAACCGGCGCTTTGGGGGAGAACACACGCTCCAGCCAGTTTTGGTCGTTGTCGTTGGGTTGGCGCAGCACGTAATCCGTTCCTTCATTCCCCCTGCCCACGGTGGCGCTGAGCAGCACGCCATCGCGGAATTTTAACGCTTTCAGATGGTCTTGCACCAGGGAAAAATAGTCATCGTTTAATTCTGTCTGAATCATGGCAAAAAATCGCGCAAAGCCTTCGGATTGGAATTGTCCGGCGTGTGTATTGGCGATCTGCTTGAGTTTTTTCAGCAGCTCCATAAACATTTGCACCATTTCCACTGCACTGTTGAGGATGCCGCTGGGGTAGCTGGTGTAAATGCCCATCCAACCGCGCCGTTTGTTGAGGATGGCTTCGATGGGAATTTGGTAGATGGCGCGGACCACGGCCGTATTGTTCAAACAGTCTTGCAAGATGCTTTGGCGGTAGCGAATCACGTCCACATCCCGTGTGCTGGCTAAAACAGCCTTTTTCGACACTTCAAAAATATAGTCGTCGTCTTGGGCCATCGCCTGAAAAAGAGTGTTTAGCTCCAGGTCCTGAATGAGCGGTTGGTGGTGAGGGAGCAACGGCCGTTGCCAATCAAAATCCTGCTCCGGAAACATCAGAAAAGCTTTCACGCGGGAATACGCTCCATAATACTTGCATACGTCAGGCCATGTTTCTCAGCAATAGACATGGCATAAGCCAGCCCATCGGCCGACCGCCGCAAAATTTTGTAGGTGCGCTCGGCCGGATTGTCTGGCGCCACCGTACTGACCATGCTCACCGTTTTCTCACCGGCGGTCGCCAACTCGTCAATAAACGTCACCCACACACACAATAAATCCAACTGCATGATCCTCTCTTCGATTTGTTGGCTGAGAAAAAGCGCGTCTTGCAGCGTGGTAGAGGCAAAAATTTCATTCATGATCAGGATGCTGTGCGGCGTTGCCTGCTTTAAAATGGCGTCAATGCGCACCAGATCATCCTGCAATTTGCCGCGCAGATTGCTCATGTTCTCTTCCCGTTCAAAATGGGTGAAAATCCGGTCGCACAGATAAAGCTGCGCCTGACGACCAGGAACCGGGCAGCCCAGGCTGGCCAGGTAATGAAGCTGGCCGAAAGTGCGGGCGAAGGTTGTTTTGCCGCCCTGGTTCGGGCCAGAAACGATCAGAATACGCTCTCCGTCTTTGAGGTAAAAGTCATTCACCACCACCGGCGCATCTTCATGGACGCGCTTTGCCGCCAGGGCCAGATCAAACCCAGCGTAATCGTACACCTCTTTACGCTGCCAGGAAATCTGCGGGTAACAAAAAGAGAGTCCGGCGCGTTGGATGTCGGCGATAAAGCTCAGGTAAGCGATGTAAAACTGAACTTCCCGGTCAAATGTACGAATAGTTTCATCGAGAAAATGGGTATGCCGGCCGCAAAACTGGGAAAGATGGTCGAAAGCTTCCGGGTGCAATTTGGCAACCAAATCCAATATCTTCGCTTCGACGTGGTTCATGCCGGAGGCAATGGTCAGCTTGGACCGGTAATCTTTTACCGCGCCCTGTTTGAACTTGGCGAACGTCGCCTCAACTTCGACGCTGTAATCACTTTCCCCTTCATAATGGCAGACTTTGACGACGCTGTCATGGATAATGATGCCGTAGGTGATGGCCGCCAGTTCGGCGCGAACCTGCCGCGCTTCGGCCAGCAGCAGCGTAAATTCCGCCGAAGCGGCGTAGGCGGTCATATAGTCACGAAAAGCCAACAAGCCAGGTGACCGCAGCGAGGCAGCGCCCAGATCAATCGCCAGTTGGGTTACGGCGGCGCCGTAAGTTAGCACCGCCTCCAAAAACCAACCTTCTCTGTGTCGCTGGTAATAGAGCTTAGCCAACATTCCCAGATAGCGCCGTATCAGACTCATCTGGTCGGCAAAGGTGTTGATGTCGGCCATGAGCGTCTCATCCGCCAAATCCTGGGCAATTTCCTGACGGTAAAGGATGGCGTCAACGGCCGTTAACGGCGCATAAAAGAGGGGCGTCAGTTCATATTCCTGCTTACCGGCCGTCACCGCCGCAACAATCTGATCCAGATTCAAGTCGGTAAAAAAGTCCGGCGCTTCAGAACTTTCGCCGGTTGGCCGATCTTCTGGTCTGGCAAACAGAATACTGTAAAACGTCATATGCTTTCTTGCTTGGTCAGACGGTACAACACCGGCACGGCCGCCAGTTGGCTGAGGACCGAAAAAGCAATGAGAGCGGGCAGGGAAATGTCGTACAACACCCCCATCAGCGCGCTGCCGGCAAACCAGGCCAGCCCATAACCGGTATTAAACACCCCATAGGCCGAGCCGCGCCTGTCGGGGGAAACCATGCCGGCCACAGCGGCGCGCATCACCGATTCCTGCGCCCCCATGCTGACGCCCCACACAACCATGCCCGCCAGCGCCGCCCACAGGCTGGTGGTAAACACCAATGGCGCAAAAAAAGCAGACAAGAACGCGACGCCTATTAAAACCGACAACCCATGCCGGTCATACAGACGGCCGAATATGAGCGCTGCCAGGGCGTCCACACCCATCGCCACCGCGTAAAAAATCGGTATCCAATGGGTGGGTACAGTCCCTGTTTGCCCAAAATTGAATCTTGGTATTCATTGACAAAACTCCTTGTAGTTGTAGAAATAAAAACGGTCACAAATCTGACAACGCTTCGGTCAGAGCGTGAACCGCAGCCATCAACGTGTCTAAATCGGCCAGAGCGTCGGCGCTGGTGGCGGCATGTTGGGCGCGTTGGGTGACGGCCGTTTCCAACACCAGCGCCGTCGCTTCAATCGTCTCTTGCCAGCGGGTATCCAGATGCGCCTGATACTGACGCATCACCTGCCCAGTGTTTTGCACCACTGCCCAACGTAGATGCTCCGTGTTGCGTAAAGCCAACTGAGCGCCGAGCGGCTGCAAGCGATTGAGAAGACGAGGTATCCTTTTGGCGGGCGGCTACCAGGGTTTCCTGGAAGGCGTCGCGCTTTTGTTGTAGTTCGTCCAGGGGCATAGTCAGCGCCCGGCGTTCCGTTTGCAGCAGCTGCTGCGCTTCGTGCAGCGCGTCTACTGCTTTAGCGGCAATGGCTTGCGCCAACGCTGCCTGTTTTTCCTGATTTAGAAAATAAAATAACCGCGCTTCGACGGCCGCCAGCCCGCTGGCCTGCCAGCCGTCGGCATCATCCTGCTGCCGGGCCGCCAAAGCCAGACGCGCCGAGATGGGAAACAACATCAGGTCGCCGTTTAGCTGCGCCTGTTGGCGCAGGGTGTCGGCCAAAAAGCCCAGCGCCTGGGCCTGCTCGACCGGTGTCAGGTAATCCACTTTATTGAGCAAAAAGAAGAGCTGGCTCACGTGCTGCTGCACCGCTTTGAGGAACTCTACTTCAACGGCCGTTATTGGCGGGTCGGCCGAGAGCAAAAACAAGGCGGCGTCTACTTCGGCCAGAAAATCCAGGGTCGTTTCCGTGTTGTGGCCCAGGGTAGAGCCAATGCCCGGTGTGTCTATCAGCACCACGCCTTGCGCCAACAGCCGCGCCGGATGGCGCACGTCCACGCGGGCCACGCCCAGCACGTTGCCGGGGTTGCCCGTTTCTGTAACGTATTGCTCCAGGGCCGATGGCGGCACGGCCGTTACCCGGCCATCATGAAACACCACCTCCACGATGCGCTCCGGCCCATGCGTGATAAGCGTGGGAATGGCGGTCAGGGGCACAACGGCCGTTGGCAGAAATGGCTCGCCCAACAAGGCATTCAGCAGGCTGCTTTTGCCTCGTTTGAATTGGCCCAACACGGCCAGGTGGAAGCGCCCGGCGGTGAGACGGCTTTGCAATTCTTGCAGGCGGGCCGCCAGTAGCGCGGTGGGCGGATGCTGGGTCAGGTGGGTAACGGCTGTTTGCAGTAATTCCCGAAGTGCGGCCGTCGTCATAAGGTCCTCTCGGCGCGCGTTTTTACATCCCGCCGCAGCCGATACTGCGGACAGACTTCTTCTTCGGGGGTGGCGTGGAGGTGATTTTCAGACATGGTTCTATTTAAAAAACATCCAGCGCACCGCTGGTGAATTCCACGGCGCGCCGCCAGGCGTCACTTTCTTCGCTAAATCCTTCGTGCTGAAAACGATGATCGTTTTTGCGGATGAATTCGGACAACTGGACGCGCAAGGTTTGCCATATCTGGCGTTGGTGCGACAGCAGCATAGCATACGCCGGCCCGTCAAGGGTGTCTAATGCCTGCCGTAGGTGTGGCAGGCATAAGCCATCACTGGTTTGCCAGGCGGCTGCCAGGTCGGCGTCCTGCTGATGGGCATGCAGCACATTCAGGGCGCGTTCGGCCGTCTCGTCGCGTATCTGACAGGCGGGGCAAGGAGCGTGGGCGGCCAGGTGTTTGGGGCTGCTGTCGTGCCCCATTTGCCCCGCCAGCCGGTCGAACCAGCTGGCGCTTTCTTCCTGCCCTTGTGGCAGTTCCGTTTCCAGTTGACGGAAAATAGCATTGTAGAGAATGGTGATGCCCAGAGCATTATGATAGGTTAACAAGAGTCGGCTGTGGGTGGCACAAAAGCCGTGCGCCTCAGTCAATCTTTGCTGCATCTCGGTGTCGTTGACGTATTCATAGAGCATACTGTCCATAAAATTGGCAACGGCCGTTCGCCCCAATGTACACAGGGCGCAGCCGGGTGTTTTCAGGGCATCCAGCAGGTTAAAGTAGGGCGTGTGGCGGGCGGTCATCTGTTTTCTGCAGCCTCCTGTGTTGTGTGAATCACGCGGCGCAGTAAGTGCGGCAACTGGGCTAAAGCGGCAGCGTCTGCCAATGCCTGCTGCGCGGCTGGGCCGCCAATAGCGGCCAATGCTTCGGCGGCGGCTAAACGGGCGGGTAACGGCCGTGTACCATCCAACAATACCACTGCCAATCCGGGCACGGCCGGCAGCGCGCCAAGGAGACCCAGGGTGTGGGCAACGGCCGTTGTCACGTCCATGCTGTCGGGTTGGCGGGCCAGACGGACCAGCAGCGGTGGCACGGCGCGTTCTGCCCCCAGGCGACCCAAAATCTCAGCTGCAATGACGGCGCGGGTTGGTTCAGGGTGGCCGATGGCGTCCATAAGCCGGTCGGTGAAATCTTTGCCCGTTTCCGCCAGCGACGCGCCGCAGGCGGTGCAGGTTTGGGCTTCATAGGCGTTTTCCACCCAGCAATGCGGACAGTAGCGAATCATAGCGCGCCTATCATCCGCTCTAGCTGTTCCTGGAATTGGGTTAAGGCGAATTGATTAACGGCCGTGAACAGCTTATCCAACTGCCGACCGCCGGGCGAAAGACGGAGCGTTAAGGTGAACAAGCCATCAGCCTGCTCCGTTACGGCAGCCGACATGATGTGACGCAGCCGAATATACTGCCAAACGCCGCCATAGTGTCCACTCCTGGCCTCCGCAAAACGGTTATCATCACCAATAAAAATGACCTCTTTGTCCGTCAGAATGGCGAGGTGCGCCAGAGATACTGTGCGATTGAACGACCGGCCAAACAATGTCAGAATCGGCCGGCTCATTTTGGGCTGCCAAATGGTATGAATCACCTGTTCACCGCGCACCAGACTTTCGCGGGCATAATTCATAAATTTGTAGTTGACCGTATCCAAATAATTAAATCTGGCCCGCTGCGCCTTCCATTGCTCCTCAGAGGTATCTTGAGCCTCCGGTCGAATTTTGTGTATAAACGGTTCATAAACCGGCCGCGATACGGTGTTAAATTCGATGATAACCGATGTTGGCTGCCCGGCATCGGTCAGGCCGCTGATAGTCAACCATGAATACAGCAGAATTTGGCCGATTTCCAGGTCGCTGACATGGGCTAACGGGTAACTGGCGGCGACAATTTGGCTGCCCACGCGCTCCCACACATAAAGCGTATCATCCAGCTCGCAGAGCAGTCTTTCGGTTGTTTTGCGCCGCATGCTGTTGATCACTGGCGCAAAAACGACGTGGGGGAAGGGTTGGATGGTGGCTAACGGCCGTTCACACGCGCTCTGAAAAGCCTGGGGCACAGCTTCATACGATTCAATCACCTGCGACCAGGTAGCCATGGACCGATGGGTTCTGACAAAGCTGGGAGATGGGCTGTTTAATGGGCTGTTTAATGGGCTGTTTGATTCTGTTACCATCTGTTTGCCTGTCCTCATCGCGGTGGGCCAAACAACAAAAAAACCTCTACCCACGAATAACTCCGTTGGTAGAGGCTATCAGCCGGTAGACCTGGCAATTGACTCACGAACGTGAGATGGCGAGCCTCATCGCCTGTTGATTTGTCTCTGCATTTTAGCAGATGGAACCGCTTTATAGCAAATCGTGTTGGCCCAGAACCGCAGGCGTTCAGATTGGACAAATCTCAGAAGATTTGTCCAATCTTCCGTATGCTATTCCTAAACCAGGTTCGGCGATGGCTCGTGGGAGGCGGGCGGTGGTGGGTTAATGATCTGGGCGTGCGGCCAACGCGCCTGGGCTTCTGGCAGCAGCGACGGCCGTATTACCACACAAGCCACCCGGTAACGGCCGTCGTCAATCACCTGCAAACCGGCCATCAACCCCTCACCTCGCCCAAATTCCAGCGGACCTAACTCGTCCAGAATCAGCAGGTCATGGTCTGGCGCATCAGCCATCACCCTGTTGCCCCAGGCCAGGGCCTCCGGGTCAAAGGCCCACTGCGTCGTAGACACGGCCGCGGCTGCCGAACCACGCAGGTTTGCCAACCGCCGCCGTTCCTCGGTGTGCAAATTCACCAGGTCAATGCCCAGTTTACGGCCGTGCGCAAACACCCCTGGCGACCACAATCCGGCCACCCGCAGACCCCGCGCCCGCGCCCGCTGCGCCAGGTCGCCGCACCAGGTTGTCTTGCCCACGCCGCTCAGCCCGGTAACAATGAACAACTGCGGCGCATTGCGCCCATTTTGAAAGGCTTGCGCCAGCGGCGAATCCGGCCAATCCAGGGCAGCGGCGGGCAGGGTCAGCGGCCGCTGCGCCAGAACTGCACGCGGCACATCCTGCCCATTCCTGTGGTCGTACAACATCTCCATACGCAGTCCATAGGCGGTCGAAAGCAGCGGCTCGGTCAACGTCTCTGTCGGTCGGCCATAGGCCATCACCCGCCCCCGGTACAGCAGCAGCACCCGGCCGGCGTACTCCAAAGCGTTGTTCGGCGCGTGCGATGAGATGATAAAAGACAATCCCTGCCGCGCCAATTGGTCTACCATTTCTAATACGCGATGCTGATTGCTCATATCCAGGTGGGCCGATGGTTCGTCCATCAGCAGCACGTCGCACTGCTGCGCCAGCCCCCGGGCGATGAGGGTAAGCTGCCGCTCGCCGCCGCTAATTTCGGTATACGGCCGTTCCCGCAGCGCTTGCAGCCCCACATTCTCCAACGCCTCATCAGCAATAGCCCGGTCAGCCGCCGATGGCGAACCAAACAGCCGCAAATGGGGCGCGCGCCCCATCAACACCATCTCGCGCACGCTGTAGGCAAAGGCCGGCATGTGTAACTGCGGAATAAGCCCCACACGCCGCGCCCGTTCACCGGCGTTGTATTCATGCAGCGGCCGGCCATCCAACAACACCCGCCCCTGCGTCGGCTTCTGTACGCCGCCCAGACAGGAAAGCAGCGTGGTTTTGCCGCTGCCATTGCGCCCCAGCAGGAACAGAATTTCCCCGGCAGCCAATGCCAACGACACATCATGCAGCACGGCCGTCCCCGGCGTATAGGCAAATCCGACATCTTGCGCTTCTAATTTCATACTACCCACTGCCTACTGAACACTGAACACTACCCACCTCACCACCCCGTGCGGTTGCGTCGCAGCAGGACAATGAGGATAGGCACGCCGATCAGCCCGGTGAGGACGCCAAGCGGCACTTCGCCGGGCAGCAGAGTACGGGCGATGAGGTCAATCAGCAGCAGGAAACTGGCCCCTAGACTGAGGGTCGCCGGAATCAGCCGTTTGTGGTCTGGCCCCACCAGAATGCGCCCGGCGTGGGGGATAACCAACCCCACCCAACCAATGACGCCGCTGATGGAGACGGCTACGGCCGTCATCAACGTCGCCGTCACAATAATCGCCAACTTCAACCGGGTGGGGTTCATGCCCAGAGTCGCCGCTTCGGCCTCACCCAGCGACAATACATTCAGCCGCCAGCGCACCAGCCAGAGAAAGAGCGCGCCAACGGCCGTGATCAGCAGCAGCGCCGGAATGCTGCGCCAGGTAACACTGGCCAGGCTGCCCAACAGCCAAAAAGTAATCGCCGGCAGCGCGTCCAGCGGATCGGCGACATACTTTAGCAGCGAGGTCAGCGAGCCAAAGAGCGAACCGACCAAAATACCCATCAGCGTCAACACCAAAATAGGCGCGCTGTGATACAAACGGCTGCCAAAAAAAGCCAGCGACACGGCCAATAAGCCAAAAAAGAAAGCCGAGGTCTGCACCAGCCAGGCTGGCGCCAGCAGCAGCAAAGCCAACGCCGCGCCAAAACCCGCGCCAGAGGTCACGCCCAGGATATTAGAATCAACCAGGGGATTTTTGAAGATGCCCTGAAAGGCAGCGCCCGTGCTGGCCAGGCTGGCCCCAATCAGCAGCGCCGCCAGCGCCCGTGGCAGCCGGATGCGCAGCACCAGCAGCGCCGCCGTCTGGTCCACATGGTCGGCCACGCCGGGGAACAGGGGCGAAAGCAAAACACGCCCCACGTCGGCAATCGTTATGGGGTAGCGCCCCAGGCCAAGCGCCAACAAGAACAAGAAAACTGGCAGGAACAGCAGCAGCGCGGGCAAACCATAGCGCCGTATAGAAGCCCGCGCTGCAGTGAGATGTTTATTCACTGCCGCATAAGGCGGCGATTTCTTCAGCGGTGATGTCGTAGCCATAGAAGATATTGTAGAAGATTCTTGTTTCAGCGGCACACGACAGGCTCACAACGCCGGGGTGCAGCCTTTCGGCCAGCCAGACAATGCCCAACACTGAATCGGGCGCGGGCGTGTCCCAGGGGGCGACTAATTTGGGCATTTGGTAGACACGGCCGTTCTGCACCGCGTCTAATACCTGCCATTCCGGGCTGTCGGTAATGGCTGCAATGGTTGCGCCACCATAGGGAGGAATGACGATAACATCCGGGTTCCAGACAGCGATTTGCTCCAGATTGACATCGTTCCAGTAGCCGGGCAGGTCAACGCTGACAGATTCGCCCCCGGCCGCCTCAATGAGGCTGGTCTGGTACATCTCGCCGCTGGCTGCTTGCAGTGGATCAGAGCCGGTGAAGAGGACGCGCACGCGCTGGTCGGCGGGAACAGCGGCTGTTTCTTCCCGAACAGTATTCAGGATGGCCTCGTAATAGGCGATCCACGCCTCAGCCTGGGCGGCGGCATGGGGGCCAAACAGTTGGCCGCTGAGGCGGATAGCTTCTTGCAAACGTTCCGGGGTCTCAGCTTCAAAAAGGATGGTGGGCACACCCAACTCGGCCGTTGTGCCCAACCATTCGGAACGAGCCGCGCCCAAAATCAGGTCAGGGGCAAGTGTGGCGGCCGTTTCCACGTTAAAACTGCGCTGAGCAAAGGCGTCGTCCCCTTTAATTTCTTCAAAACGGGGGTCCATGCGAGCCATTGCTGCCGCCCCGGCGGGGTCGCGCGCGCCCAGGTAACTGGCGGCCACCAACCGGTCGCCCGCGCCGACGCCGTAAACCAGAAAAGTGGTCGGCCCGTGGGCGCTGATCACCCGGCGCACCGGCTGCGGCACTGCCACCGTATTGCCCGCCTGGTCGGTGACGGTGACGCTGGCGGGCAGCGCGCCGATGTCAATAAGCGCCTGCTGTCCGTCTGGGGAGATGGCAAAGGTGATAAAATCGGCCGCGTCGGCGCTTGCAGTTTGGGCGACCAGGGCGACGCCGGGCAGGAAATAAGCGGCATTTTCGGCGGCGCCAGCTGTAACCAGCAGATCGGCGGCGGCAGCGACGAAGTCGGGTTGTTCGTCAGGGAAAAGGGTGGTGTAAACGGCCATTACCGCCCCGCGCACTGCCTCGTCTGCCTGAATGGTAAAGCGAGATGTTGGGTCGGGGGCGATTGTTGGATCGGGAACGGCCGTTGGCGCAGTTTCCGCAGCGGGGGCGGGCTGCTCTGCTGCCGATGGGCGGCACGCCGCCAGCGCCAACAATAAAATGAACAGGAATGTTGGTTTGATTTTCATAAGATTGCTCCGTGAAAAAGAGTTTAACACAAAGAGTAGGGGGTATGGCCATACCCCCTACTCCTGAAAACTGTTGAGCCAGTCCAGCATGGCTTGAATCTGGCCCAAACGAAATTGATGGACAAGACGGCCGTACTCCCCTGCGTTTTGCGCCTCACCCGCAGCCCGCGACTCCTGCGCCGCCAACCATTCCTGGCAGCGCACCCGCTGCGCCGCCAACAGGCGGGACTCTACATCCGTCCCTTCCCGCCGGGCAAAGTACAGCTTCACCAGGAACTCCAGACGCAGGGAACGGCCGTGCGCCACCGGACTCTCCAC of the Candidatus Leptovillus gracilis genome contains:
- a CDS encoding ABC transporter substrate-binding protein, with protein sequence MKIKPTFLFILLLALAACRPSAAEQPAPAAETAPTAVPDPTIAPDPTSRFTIQADEAVRGAVMAVYTTLFPDEQPDFVAAAADLLVTAGAAENAAYFLPGVALVAQTASADAADFITFAISPDGQQALIDIGALPASVTVTDQAGNTVAVPQPVRRVISAHGPTTFLVYGVGAGDRLVAASYLGARDPAGAAAMARMDPRFEEIKGDDAFAQRSFNVETAATLAPDLILGAARSEWLGTTAELGVPTILFEAETPERLQEAIRLSGQLFGPHAAAQAEAWIAYYEAILNTVREETAAVPADQRVRVLFTGSDPLQAASGEMYQTSLIEAAGGESVSVDLPGYWNDVNLEQIAVWNPDVIVIPPYGGATIAAITDSPEWQVLDAVQNGRVYQMPKLVAPWDTPAPDSVLGIVWLAERLHPGVVSLSCAAETRIFYNIFYGYDITAEEIAALCGSE
- a CDS encoding ATP-binding cassette domain-containing protein; protein product: MKLEAQDVGFAYTPGTAVLHDVSLALAAGEILFLLGRNGSGKTTLLSCLGGVQKPTQGRVLLDGRPLHEYNAGERARRVGLIPQLHMPAFAYSVREMVLMGRAPHLRLFGSPSAADRAIADEALENVGLQALRERPYTEISGGERQLTLIARGLAQQCDVLLMDEPSAHLDMSNQHRVLEMVDQLARQGLSFIISSHAPNNALEYAGRVLLLYRGRVMAYGRPTETLTEPLLSTAYGLRMEMLYDHRNGQDVPRAVLAQRPLTLPAAALDWPDSPLAQAFQNGRNAPQLFIVTGLSGVGKTTWCGDLAQRARARGLRVAGLWSPGVFAHGRKLGIDLVNLHTEERRRLANLRGSAAAAVSTTQWAFDPEALAWGNRVMADAPDHDLLILDELGPLEFGRGEGLMAGLQVIDDGRYRVACVVIRPSLLPEAQARWPHAQIINPPPPASHEPSPNLV
- a CDS encoding iron ABC transporter permease, translated to MATTSPLKKSPPYAAVNKHLTAARASIRRYGLPALLLFLPVFLFLLALGLGRYPITIADVGRVLLSPLFPGVADHVDQTAALLVLRIRLPRALAALLIGASLASTGAAFQGIFKNPLVDSNILGVTSGAGFGAALALLLLAPAWLVQTSAFFFGLLAVSLAFFGSRLYHSAPILVLTLMGILVGSLFGSLTSLLKYVADPLDALPAITFWLLGSLASVTWRSIPALLLITAVGALFLWLVRWRLNVLSLGEAEAATLGMNPTRLKLAIIVTATLMTAVAVSISGVIGWVGLVIPHAGRILVGPDHKRLIPATLSLGASFLLLIDLIARTLLPGEVPLGVLTGLIGVPILIVLLRRNRTGW